The proteins below are encoded in one region of Salmo salar chromosome ssa02, Ssal_v3.1, whole genome shotgun sequence:
- the LOC106588894 gene encoding germ cell-specific gene 1-like protein produces the protein MLYIVLLIVGFSLMCLELVHSSTSNMIDGLKLNAFAAIFTVLSGLLGMVAHMMYTQVFQVTVTLGPADWRPYNWDYGWSFCMAWASFTCCMGASVTTLNSYTKTVIEFRHKRETFVQSIRKEQAREALGYYRDHSLHSISQTVVYTQTPYSSGIRTHVPATSLDLSEVSETLGEDQC, from the exons ATGCTGTACATAGTCCTGTTGATAGTGGGTTTCAGTCTGATGTGTCTAGAACTGGTCCACTCCAGCACCAGCAACATGATAGATGGACTGAAACTGAACGCCTTCGCTGCAATCTTCACCGTGCTCTCAG GGCTCCTGGGTATGGTGGCCCACATGATGTACACTCAGGTGTTCCAGGTGACAGTCACCCTGGGCCCCGCAGACTGGAGGCCCTATAACTGGGACTACGGATGGTCCTTCTg CATGGCCTGGGCATCCTTCACCTGCTGCATGGGTGCATCAGTCACCACCCTCAACTCCTACACCAAGACTGTCATCGAGTTCCGACACAAACGCGAGACCTTCGTGCAGAGCATCCGCAAGGAGCAGGCGCGGGAGGCGCTGGGGTACTACCGCGATCACTCCCTACACTCCATATCCCAAACTGTGGTGTACACCCAGACGCCGTACAGCAGTGGTATTAGGACGCATGTACCGGCCACATCGTTAGACCTGAGTGAGGTATCAGAGACTCTGGGGGAAGACCAGTGCTGA